The Trypanosoma brucei gambiense DAL972 chromosome 10, complete sequence genome has a segment encoding these proteins:
- a CDS encoding procyclin-associated gene 4, (PAG4) codes for MTTMGKAIKGLVALVFMLHSFGSAETNRPLSGEAARGICSASRMLKSGVYRYVLTKTEAVEKMMEKVSHMGNYAKLKVLRSNSSGFECTKAKVFITYTLEGKKAMIRKLVKKLWDVGTKLVAAASLAAGRLDEMLSVFVGPIGGNDNNSYCVKDRQNFTGCFGTASFDGTGASEDGGFDGDGKEFATMLDEALQLNNTDPLESSGANCHLTKGGNGGGYLVHMDSRNKGYKIEPTKHITWGDGMLGIKKGGEASSGAKGTVRGSSYSSDVVWEEHPTKTVPTLTSTAKLFGEFQKINKEVLAVVEDALESLQEKNMTTSKDTSGSGKRLLDYMIRRCGNFTHKRQKNFFGDSAVHSHGDWRVRLVISLVAAMV; via the coding sequence ATGACAACCATGGGGAAGGCAATAAAAGGGCTAGTGGCGTTGGTGTTTATGCTGCATTCGTTCGGGAGCGCTGAAACAAACAGACCGCTGTCCGGTGAGGCGGCGCGAGGTATCTGCAGTGCATCTCGTATGCTGAAGAGTGGCGTGTACAGATATGTTTTGACTAAGACGGAGGCGGTCGAAAAGATGATGGAAAAGGTGAGTCACATGGGGAATTATGCGAAACTGAAGGTATTGAGAAGTAATTCGAGTGGCTTCGAGTGTACCAAGGCGAAGGTGTTTATAACATATACCcttgaagggaagaaagcgaTGATAAGGAAACTCGTGAAGAAACTGTGGGACGTCGGGACAAAACTTGTGGCAGCCGCGTCACTAGCAGCGGGGAGACTGGATGAAATGTTAAGTGTTTTCGTGGGGCCTATTGGGGGAAACGATAACAATAGCTATTGTGTCAAAGATCGCCAAAACTTCACGGGGTGCTTTGGGACGGCAAGTTTCGACGGCACTGGGGCTAGTGAAGACGGCGGTTTTGATGGTGATGGAAAGGAATTTGCAACCATGTTGGATGAAGCACTGCAGCTTAACAACACCGATCCACTGGAAAGCAGTGGTGCGAACTGCCACCTGACgaagggaggaaatggtGGGGGCTATCTTGTGCACATGGATTCCCGTAATAAAGGCTACAAAATCGAGCCAACAAAACACATTACCTGGGGTGACGGGATGCTCGGCATTAAGAAGGGCGGGGAAGCCAGCTCTGGAGCAAAGGGCACAGTTCGTGGAAGTTCTTACAGTTCAGATGTCGTATGGGAGGAACACCCGACCAAGACAGTGCCGACCCTGACATCGACCGCGAAACTTTTTGGAGAGTTTCAGAAGATCAACAAGGAGGTGCTGGCAGTGGTTGAGGATGCACTGGAAAGCTTGCAGGAAAAGAATATGACGACAAGCAAGGACACGAGCGGTAGCGGGAAACGGCTTCTTGACTACATGATCAGAAGGTGTGGGAATTTCACACACAAGCgacaaaagaattttttTGGGGACTCGGCGGTGCATTCGCATGGTGATTGGAGGGTTCGGTTGGTAATTTCGCTTGTCGCTGCGATGGTTTAA
- a CDS encoding procyclin-associated gene, putative, with translation MVSLIILFRLTFAIANRVRTLMKVLVIVSFFVLTGSASADSGALSLSGAAEALCNASKRLKSVYAFVQAKTKYATEKVREFEDMVELVRLKIVRVRGNEGGNGNWTSCTGIAKFLKRVGSKVNRVKRRELKRLRYLGYSAVGAAGIAAGRLDEFVSVFQQPNNRNGVEFFSCAAGARGEAATKAELHDCFQGGKTAVDAAEFLSVEDVEEKKGSQAEGRANLEEAIRRHLKPSNNDPRYTGGESQGCQLVRGSSGGGYLGNASLTTNLLWGDGIFGVKKDGVGETAYIGDTRNETYSYDMMWEENPTTNVPTLRAAMDAYRAFEEQVSEYGDIYRSLTEEWTEKTIGRRADAMKILNGLGSLPIENVSALNSRTKQDWLSASQVKDADKDLLMTEIGLCGGLGRRSFFRRMFRKAWRKIFGGNWGKDD, from the coding sequence ATGGTCTCTTTGATTATCCTTTTTCGCTTGACCTTTGCCATCGCGAATAGGGTTCGCACGCTCATGAAGGTATTAGTGATTGTGTCCTTTTTTGTACTTACTGGTAGCGCCTCCGCGGACAGTGGCGCACTGAGTTTGAGTGGAGCTGCGGAGGCGCTCTGCAATGCGTCGAAGAGGCTGAAATCGGTGTATGCCTTCGTCCAAGCGAAAACTAAGTATGCAACCgagaaggtgagggagtttGAGGATATGGTGGAGTTGGTGAGGTTAAAGATTGTGAGGGTTAGGGGaaatgaagggggaaatggcaATTGGACCTCGTGCACGGGGATCGCGAAGTTTTTGAAACGTGTGGGGAGTAAAGTGAATAGGGTGAAGAGGAGAGAATTGAAGAGGTTGAGATATCTTGGATACTCAGCGGTAGGAGCAGCAGGGATAGCGGCGGGGAGGTTGGATGAGTTCGTTAGTGTTTTCCAGCAACCGAATAACAGAAACGGGgttgaatttttttcttgcgcTGCGGGTGCACGAGGTGAAGCAGCAACTAAGGCGGAGCTTCACGATTGTTTTCAAGGGGGGAAAACGGCTGTAGATGCTGCAGAATTCCTCTCTGTAGAGGAtgttgaagagaaaaagggttCACAAGCGGAGGGCAGAGCAAACCTGGAGGAAGCAATTAGAAGGCACCTAAAGCCGAGCAATAACGACCCAAGATACACGGGAGGGGAGTCACAGGGGTGTCAGCTGGTGCGCGGAAGTTCGGGGGGAGGATACCTGGGAAACGCGAGCCTCACGACTAACTTGCTTTGGGGCGATGGAATCTTTGGAGTAAAGAAAGATGGAGTTGGCGAAACCGCATACATAGGAGATACGAGGAATGAGACATATAGTTACGATATGATGTGGGAGGAAaatccaacaacaaacgTCCCCACACTGAGGGCAGCAATGGATGCTTACCGGGCGTTTGAAGAGCAGGTAAGTGAGTACGGCGACATATATAGGAGTCTCACGGAGGAGTGGACAGAAAAAACTATTGGGAGGAGGGCGGATGCCATGAAAATACTAAATGGACTAGGAAGTCTTCCAATTGAAAACGTTTCCGCGCTGAATAGCCGTACTAAACAGGATTGGCTCTCGGCAAGTCAGGTAAAGGATGCCGACAAAGATCTTCTGATGACGGAGATTGGGTTGTGTGGAGGGTtggggaggaggagcttCTTCCGAAGAATGTTCAGAAAGGCGTGGAGGAAGATATTTGGCGGAAATTGGGGAAAGGACGACTAA
- a CDS encoding EP2 procyclin, putative, translating into MAPRSLYLLAVLLFSANLFAGVGFAAAAEGPEDKGLTKGGKGKGGKGTKVSDDDTNGTDPEPEPEPEPEPEPEPEPEPEPEPEPKPEPEPEPEPEPEPEPEPEPGAATLKSVALPFAIAAVGLVAAF; encoded by the coding sequence ATGGCACCTCGTTCCCTTTATCTGCTCGCTGTTCTTCTGTTCAGCGCGAACCTCTTCGCTGGCGTGGGATTTGCCGCAGCCGCTGAAGGACCAGAAGACAAGGGTCTTACTAAGGGAGGCAAAGGCAAAGGCGGGAAGGGAACCAAGGTCAGCGACGACGATACCAATGGCACTGACCCTGAACCCGAACCCGAACCCGAAcccgaacctgaacctgaacctgaacccgaACCCGAACCTGAACCCGAGCCAAAGCCAGAACCTGAACCGGAACCCGAAcccgaacctgaacctgaaccaGAACCTGAACCTGGTGCTGCAACGCTGAAGTCTGTTGCACTTCCGTTTGCAATCGCGGCCGTTGGTCTCGTTGCCGCATTCTAA
- a CDS encoding procyclin, putative, with translation MAPRSLYLLAVLLFSANLFAGVGFAAAAEGPEDKGLTKGGKGKGEKGTKVGADDTNGTDPDPEPEPEPEPEPEPEPEPEPEPEPEPEPEPEPGAATLKSVALPFAIAAAALVAAF, from the coding sequence ATGGCACCTCGTTCCCTTTATCTGCTCGCTGTTCTTCTGTTCAGCGCGAACCTCTTCGCTGGCGTGGGATTTGCCGCAGCCGCTGAAGGACCAGAAGACAAGGGTCTTACTAAGGGAGGCAAAGGCAAAGGCGAGAAGGGAACCAAGGTCGGCGCCGACGATACCAATGGCACTGACCCCGACCCTGAACCCGAACCCGAACCCGAACCTGAACCCGAACCCGAACcggaacctgaacctgaacccgaGCCGGAACCTGAACCAGAACCTGAACCTGGTGCTGCAACGCTGAAATCCGTTGCACTTCCGTTCGCAAtcgcggctgctgctctcgtTGCCGCATTCTAA
- a CDS encoding microtubule-associated protein, putative, whose product MPSIKGLEAAYKWNYPQPYPQRDKERAEVYDCIDIKNKKKSLPHNTENLYVKQQKANKQNYKEILSTMKESYAPIDPAAYKRDVLREEEEATGPRHVDPSHFRSTTAESYAPIDPAAYKRDVLREEEEATGPRHVDPSHFRSTTAESYAPIDPAAYKRDVLREEEEATGPRHVDPSHFRSTTAESYAPIDPAAYKRDVLREEEEATGPRHVDPSHFRSTTAESYAPIDPAAYKRDVLREEEEATGPRHVDPSHFRSTTAESYAPIDPAAYKRDVLREEEEATGPRHVDPSHFRSTTAESYAPIDPAAYKRDVLREEEEATGPRHVDPSHFRSTTAESYAPIDPAAYKRDVLREEEEATGPRHVDPSHFRSTTAESYAPIDPAAYKRDVLREEEEATGPRHVDPSHFRSTTAESYAPIDPAAYKRDVLREEEEATGPRHVDPSHFRSTTAESYAPIDPAAYKRDVLREEEEATGPRHVDPSHFRSTTAESYAPIDPAAYKRDVLREEEEATGPRHVDPSHFRSTTAESYAPIDPAAYKRDVLREEEEATGPRHVDPSHFRSTTAESYAPIDPAAYKRDVLREEEEATGPRHVDPSHFRSTTAESYAPIDPAAYKRDVLREEEEATGPRHVDPSHFRSTTAESYAPIDPAAYKRDVLREEEEATGPRHVDPSHFRSTTAESYAPIDPAAYKRDVLREEEEATGPRHVDPSHFRSTTAESYAPIDPAAYKRDVLREEEEATGPRHVDPSHFRSTTAESYAPIDPAAYKRDVLREEEEATGPRHVDPSHFRSTTAESYAPIDPAAYKRDVLREEEEATGPRHVDPSHFRSTTAESYAPIDPAAYKRDVLREEEEATGPRHVDPSHFRSTTAESYAPIDPAAYKRDVLREEEEATGPRHVDPSHFRSTTAESYAPIDPAAYKRDVLREEEEATGPRHVDPSHFRSTTAESYAPIDPAAYKRDVLREEEEATGPRHVDPSHFRSTTAESYAPIDPAAYKRDVLREEEEATGPRHVDPSHFRSTTAESYAPIDPAAYKRDVLREEEEATGPRHVDPSHFRSTTAESYAPIDPAAYKRDVLREEEEATGPRHVDPSHFRSTTAESYAPIDPAAYKRDVLREEEEATGPRHVDPSHFRSTTAESYAPIDPAAYKRDVLREEEEATGPRHVDPSHFRSTTAESYAPIDPAAYKRDVLREEEEATGPRHVDPSHFRSTTAESYAPIDPAAYKRDVLREEEEATGPRHVDPSHFRSTTAESYAPIDPAAYKRDVLREEEEATGPRHVDPSHFRSTTAESYAPIDPAAYKRDVLREEEEATGPRHVDPSHFRSTTAESYAPIDPAAYKRDVLREEEEATGPRHVDPSHFRSTTAESYAPIDPAAYKRDVLREEEEATGPRHVDPSHFRSTTAESYAPIDPAAYKRDVLREEEEATGPRHVDPSHFRSTTAESYAPIDPAAYKRDVLREEVVKVSRRGGDDGHFRTTAKDSYCRYDSSCYKSSCRESSFGDESVISKRHSFTASSEADAAVVKKVVKGKSDGGVTSKKVDVSTDMKCVASGESNGGAAAVVAATTECAAAAVGDQPTGNGVRVSKWKKAPNVGYSCPCHVDADMYVSTAHRDFKAHGASKPYMPKAAPTVKQSSISMQGVSSEYRNRFIRPEVQCPPRPIGKPAVQVRHVDPSMYVTTNRATFVNHSGRKV is encoded by the coding sequence ATGCCTAGCATAAAGGGATTAGAAGCAGCCTATAAGTGGAATTATCCACAACCATATCCACAAAGAGATAAAGAAAGAGCAGAGGTCTACGATTGCATCgacataaaaaacaaaaaaaaaagtttgccGCACAATACTGAAAACCTTTatgtgaaacaacaaaaagcaaataaacaaaattataaAGAAATACTTTCCACAATGaaagaatcgtatgcaccaattgaccctgccgcatataagcgtgatgtgcttcgtgaggaagaggaggcaacaggccctcgtcatgttgaccccagtcacttccgctcaaccactgcagaatcgtatgcgccaattgaccctgccgcatataagcgtgatgtgcttcgcgaggaagaggaggcaacaggccctcgtcatgttgaccccagtcacttccgctcaaccactgcagaatcgtatgcgccaattgaccctgccgcatataagcgtgatgtgcttcgtgaggaggaggaggcaacgggccctcgtcatgttgatcccagtcacttccgctcaaccactgcagaatcgtatgcgccaattgaccctgccgcatataagcgtgatgtgcttcgtgaggaagaggaggcaacgggccctcgtcatgttgatcccagtcacttccgctcaaccactgcagaatcgtatgcaccaattgaccctgccgcatataagcgtgatgtgcttcgtgaggaagaggaggcaacgggccctcgtcatgttgatcccagtcacttccgctcaaccactgcagaatcgtatgcaccaattgaccctgccgcatataagcgtgatgtgcttcgtgaggaagaggaggcaacgggccctcgtcatgttgatcccagtcacttccgctcaaccactgcagaatcgtatgcgccaattgaccctgccgcatataagcgtgatgtgcttcgtgaggaggaggaggcaacgggccctcgtcatgttgatcccagtcacttccgctcaaccactgcagaatcgtatgcgccaattgaccctgccgcatataagcgtgatgtgcttcgtgaggaggaggaggcaacgggccctcgtcatgttgatcccagtcacttccgctcaaccactgcagaatcgtatgcgccaattgaccctgccgcatataagcgtgatgtgcttcgtgaggaggaggaggcaacgggccctcgtcatgttgatcccagtcacttccgctcaaccactgcagaatcgtatgcgccaattgaccctgccgcatataagcgtgatgtgcttcgtgaggaggaggaggcaacgggccctcgtcatgttgatcccagtcacttccgctcaaccactgcagaatcgtatgcgccaattgaccctgccgcatataagcgtgatgtgcttcgtgaggaagaggaggcaacgggccctcgtcatgttgatcccagtcacttccgctcaaccactgcagaatcgtatgcgccaattgaccctgccgcatataagcgtgatgtgcttcgtgaggaggaggaggcaacgggccctcgtcatgttgatcccagtcacttccgctcaaccactgcagaatcgtatgcgccaattgaccctgccgcatataagcgtgatgtgcttcgtgaggaggaggaggcaacgggccctcgtcatgttgatcccagtcacttccgctcaaccactgcagaatcgtatgcgccaattgaccctgccgcatataagcgtgatgtgcttcgtgaggaggaggaggcaacgggccctcgtcatgttgatcccagtcacttccgctcaaccactgcagaatcgtatgcaccaattgaccctgccgcatataagcgtgatgtgcttcgtgaggaagaggaggcaacgggccctcgtcatgttgatcccagtcacttccgctcaaccactgcagaatcgtatgcgccaattgaccctgccgcatataagcgtgatgtgcttcgtgaggaggaggaggcaacgggccctcgtcatgttgatcccagtcacttccgctcaaccactgcagaatcgtatgcgccaattgaccctgccgcatataagcgtgatgtgcttcgtgaggaggaggaggcaacgggccctcgtcatgttgatcccagtcacttccgctcaaccactgcagaatcgtatgcgccaattgaccctgccgcatataagcgtgatgtgcttcgtgaggaggaggaggcaacgggccctcgtcatgttgatcccagtcacttccgctcaaccactgcagaatcgtatgcgccaattgaccctgccgcatataagcgtgatgtgcttcgtgaggaggaggaggcaacgggccctcgtcatgttgatcccagtcacttccgctcaaccactgcagaatcgtatgcgccaattgaccctgccgcatataagcgtgatgtgcttcgtgaggaggaggaggcaacgggccctcgtcatgttgatcccagtcacttccgctcaaccactgcagaatcgtatgcgccaattgaccctgccgcatataagcgtgatgtgcttcgtgaggaggaggaggcaacgggccctcgtcatgttgatcccagtcacttccgctcaaccactgcagaatcgtatgcgccaattgaccctgccgcatataagcgtgatgtgcttcgtgaggaggaggaggcaacgggccctcgtcatgttgatcccagtcacttccgctcaaccactgcagaatcgtatgcgccaattgaccctgccgcatataagcgtgatgtgcttcgtgaggaagaggaggcaacgggccctcgtcatgttgatcccagtcacttccgctcaaccactgcagaatcgtatgcgccaattgaccctgccgcatataagcgtgatgtgcttcgtgaggaggaggaggcaacgggccctcgtcatgttgatcccagtcacttccgctcaaccactgcagaatcgtatgcgccaattgaccctgccgcatataagcgtgatgtgcttcgtgaggaagaggaggcaacgggccctcgtcatgttgatcccagtcacttccgctcaaccactgcagaatcgtatgcgccaattgaccctgccgcatataagcgtgatgtgcttcgtgaggaagaggaggcaacgggccctcgtcatgttgatcccagtcacttccgctcaaccactgcagaatcgtatgcgccaattgaccctgccgcatataagcgtgatgtgcttcgtgaggaagaggaggcaacgggccctcgtcatgttgatcccagtcacttccgctcaaccactgcagaatcgtatgcgccaattgaccctgccgcatataagcgtgatgtgcttcgtgaggaggaggaggcaacgggccctcgtcatgttgatcccagtcacttccgctcaaccactgcagaatcgtatgcgccaattgaccctgccgcatataagcgtgatgtgcttcgtgaggaggaggaggcaacgggccctcgtcatgttgatcccagtcacttccgctcaaccactgcagaatcgtatgcgccaattgaccctgccgcatataagcgtgatgtgcttcgtgaggaggaggaggcaacgggccctcgtcatgttgatcccagtcacttccgctcaaccactgcagaatcgtatgcgccaattgaccctgccgcatataagcgtgatgtgcttcgtgaggaggaggaggcaacgggccctcgtcatgttgatcccagtcacttccgctcaaccactgcagaatcgtatgcgccaattgaccctgccgcatataagcgtgatgtgcttcgtgaggaggaggaggcaacgggccctcgtcatgttgatcccagtcacttccgctcaaccactgcagaatcgtatgcgccaattgaccctgccgcatataagcgtgatgtgcttcgtgaggaggaggaggcaacgggccctcgtcatgttgatcccagtcacttccgctcaaccactgcagaatcgtatgcgccaattgaccctgccgcatataagcgtgatgtgcttcgtgaggaggaggaggcaacgggccctcgtcatgttgatcccagtcacttccgctcaaccactgcagaatcgtatgcgccaattgaccctgccgcatataagcgtgatgtgcttcgtgaggaggaggaggcaacgggccctcgtcatgttgatcccagtcacttccgctcaaccactgcagaatcgtatgcgccaattgaccctgccgcatataagcgtgatgtgcttcgtgaggaggaggaggcaacgggccctcgtcatgttgatcccagtcacttccgctcaaccactgcagaatcgtatgcgccaattgaccctgccgcatataagcgtgatgtgcttcGTGAGGAAGTTGTGAAAGTGTCACGTCgcggtggtgatgatggccACTTTAGGACAACTGCAAAGGATTCGTATTGTCGCTATGATTCTTCTTGTTATAAGAGTTCGTGTAGGGAGTCTTCCTTTGGTGATGAATCTGTTATATCTAAGAGGCATAGCTTTACTGCTTCATCTGAAGctgatgctgctgttgttaagAAGGTCGTGAAAGGTAAAAGTGATGGTGGTGTGACATCAAAGAAGGTTGATGTCTCCACTGATATGAAGTGTGTCGCAAGTGGGGAGAGTAATGGAGGTGCTGCTGCGGTTGTTGCAGCTACTACTGAGTGTGCTGCTGCGGCTGTGGGCGATCAACCAACTGGTAACGGAGTACGTGTGTCAAAGTGGAAAAAGGCCCCTAATGTTGGTTATTCCTGCCCTTGTCATGTAGATGCTGATATGTACGTGAGTACCGCGCATAGAGATTTCAAGGCACACGGTGCCAGCAAACCTTATATGCCAAAGGCTGCTCCGACTGTTAAACAGTCAAGCATTTCTATGCAAGGTGTAAGCAGCGAATACCGCAACAGGTTTATCAGGCCTGAGGTACAATGTCCTCCTCGTCCCATTGGGAAACCTGCAGTACAGGTCCGTCATGTGGACCCTTCGATGTATGTTACGACTAACCGCGCAACTTTCGTTAATCACTCGGGTCGCAAGGTGTAG